The Geoalkalibacter sp. genome includes the window GTCAAATTCGAGGCGCCCGCCGAAGATCAGCCGGCGGCCCAAAGCGCCCGCGAGCTGCCCTCCTCGCGCGAAGCCGCGTCCGCCGCGGGCCGGGGCGTCACCCAAGCCAACGCCATCAGCAGCGCCGATCTGGCGGCCCTGCAGGCGGCCGCCACGCAAACCGACGACACGCCAGACGGCGCCCATGCGGGCACCGTCCTCATCGTCGCCGAAACGCCCGAGGCGGCGGCGCCTTTTCGCGAGCTGCTGCAAAAAGAGCAGCGCGACCATCTGGTGGTCCGCTTCCAGGACAATGTCAAGCAGGCCCTCAACGGCCATCGCGTCAACGGGATTTTCCTGGTGATGAATCAGGTGGGAGAGCAGGGATTCGCCGCCGCCATCAAGATCAAATCCAAGCTGCCCAAGGGCACCCCGCTGGTCATGGCCGGCCCCCAGTGGACGCGCAGCGACGTGCTCAAGGCCGTGCGCTACGGCGCCCGCGACATCCTCGTCACCCCCGCGGGCGGCGAGGACATCGCCGAAAAAATCACTCGGCACATGGGCAAGTGATCCGCGAATCGCGCAAGCGGCTCCACGAAAAACGGCCCAGCTCCCCCGCAAGGGATCTGGGCCGTTTCATTGAGCGGGCAGCGCCTCCCCCTGGAGGCGAAAGGATCAATCCTTCTTGTAGCCGACCCTAGCCAGCAGGCTGTCGAGCTGCTTTTTCTTGATCTTCTCCAACAGGGTCGTGCGCTTGAGGTTGAGCAGTTCGGCCGCCTCCTTCTTGTTGCCGCCGGTGCGGCTCAGGGCCTGAAGGATCAGTCGATCCTCGAAATCGCTCACCAGGGTGTTGAAATCGGCGGGGCTTTCCAGGGGCGCGACCGCCGCCGGCGCTTCCGCCTCGGCCGCGGGCGGCGCGGCAACCGCGGCAACCGCGGCAACCACGGCGACGGGCGGCACGGGAGCAGGCGCGGGGCTGAGCAGCGGCGCCACCGTCGTCGCGGTCACGTCCACCCCCGCCCGGTATTTTTCCGGCAAATCGCCCGCCGTCACCAGGCCGTCGGCGTGCAGGATGGCCAGCCGCTGCACCAGATTCTCCAGCTCGCGCACATTGCCCGGCCAGGCGTAATTTTGCAGGGCCGCCAGGGCATCTCCGGCAAAGCCGGCCAGTCCGCGCTTGCGGCCGCGATTGTAAACCTGCATGAATTTTTCGATGAGCAGCGGAATGTCCTCGCGCCGCTCGCGCAGCGGCGGGATCTGCAAGGGCACCACGCTCAGGCGATAGTAGAGATCCTCGCGGAACAAGCCCTTCTTCACCGCCTCCTCGAGCTGCCGATGGGTCGCGGCGACGATGCGCACATCGGCCTTGATGGGTTTGACCCCGCCCACCGGCTCGAACTCCTTTTCCTGCAGGACGCGCAAGAGCTTAGCCTGCAGCGCGGGTTTCATGTCGCCGATCTCGTCGAGGAACAGGGTGCCGCCCTCGGCGTACTGGATGCGCCCCTGCTTGGACTGGTTGGCGCCGGTGAAGGCGCCCTTGACGTAGCCGAACAGTTCGCTTTCGAGCAGATCGTCGGGAATCGCAGCGCAGTTGAGAGGCACGAAATTCTTCCCGGCGCGCGGACTGAAGGCATGCAGGGCCTTGGCCACCATCTCCTTGCCGGTGCCGCTTTCGCCCTGGATGAGCACGGTGCTCTCGCCGTCCTCGGCGACCCGCTCGATCATGGCGAAGAGCTGCTGCATGCCCGGCGACTGACCGATGATGCCGTGAAAGCCTTCGGTCTTGCGGATTTTTGGGCCGCGTTTTTCCTTGTGGATCTGCAGGTCGTGGTGCTCGAGGCTGCGCGCGGCGACGATGATCGCCTCGTCGAAATCGATGGGCTTGTTGAGGTAGAACAGGGCGCCGGCCTGCAGAATCTTGACCAGCGTCTCGCGCTCCCCGGCAGGCATCGCCACCACCGACACCACCTCGGGATTCTTGCGCAGAACGCTTTGCACCAGCTCGATGCCCAGGTTCTTGGGCGCGAAGAGATCGGTGATGAGCAGCGAGACATCCTGACTGTCCAGCACCGCCAGGGCCGCCTCGGGCGAGTCGGCCTCGAGCACCGGACAGTCGATATCCTTGCGCAGCATCGCGGCCAGGGATTCCCGGCCATGGCGGTCATTGTCGACAAGCAGAATGGATCGCAAAGCCGTCTCCCTGAATGAAAAAAACCCTCCAAGCGCAACATCATAGCGAGAGCGAGGCCATCCTGCAAGGGATCCCGCGCGAAAATGCGTCCGACGAGTCCGACACGTCAGCCCGGCCGGACGGGCAAGAGACTGTTTTCTTTTTGGAAAATCGCGAAAAAGTGCGAATCCGCCCGGCATTGAGCGCGGCTGCTTTCATGGCCATGGTGGTTTTTTTCAGGAAAAGCAGGCATTGAATCCGCCAAATTGGATTCGCAAGGGCGCAAGGGTATCGGCCTGTCCCGGGGGGCACTGGGGGAGAAACTTGGTGTCGGCCAGGCGCAGATGTCCCAGTGGGAGACCGGCAAGAGCGAGCCGTCGCCGAAGCAGGCGGCGAGGCCGGCCGAGCCGTGCAAGGCCTCCGACAAGCCGCGCGGCAACATGGAGCCGTCGGACTTCAAGCATTCTACCCTCTCGAACTCGGCGAACGCGCCCATCACCGACAGCATCAGGTTCGCCATCGGCGAGTCCTCTTTGCGAAGGTCAGGTTATTCAACGAACTCGATGCGCACCCCGCGCTTGGTCAGGCTTTGCAGCATCTTGCGCAGATCATCAAGGTTGCGTGCCAGACGGTCCATGCTGTGCACCACCATATGGCTTACAATGACCCATTTGACGAAATCATTATTAAACACCATGATTTAATTAAAATCAATAAGCCGCCAAGAAGGGTATATCAGAGGCAACAGGAGATGCAGTCATGGCACACGCGCGAGAATCGATAGCATTGTTTTACCAACCGATTGAGAATCCCATCCCGAACCAGACAGGTTACCGTTCCGGCAATGCAGGCGGTATGAGAATTATTTTGCAGATCTTCCTCAACCAAGCCGCAAGCTCGGGTGACGATTCATGGGACAGAGGTGGCCCGACGCTTGAATTCCTTGTTGAGCCGCTCCAGCGTATTGGTGGAATGCAACTTCACCCGATGGGTCGCCGGAAAACCGAAACAGGCCAGCACATTGCGAAAACCCGAAAAAAAAGGGATCGGCCAAAACGGCCGACCCCTTGATTTTTTGGTCGGGGCGAAAGGATTTGAACCTTCGACCCCCTGCTCCCGAAGCAGGTGCGCTACCAGGCTGCGCTACGCCCCGACATGTGCGCTCTTGTTGAATGCGGTCGACAGATTTAGCACGGAAGGAGGAAGAAAAGCAAGCCTTATTGAGCCCCTCCGACGAACTGCACCACCAGGATCAGCAGCATGAGCCCCACCGCCAGCCAGCAGGAAAGAATGTCGTTGCTGCGCGCCGGAGGATCGGCCGCCAGGGCGCGGGCATCGGCGCTGACCAGTTCGTCGGGAACGTGGGCGAGCAGGGTGCGCACCAGATCGGGAAAATCACGGTAGGCGTTGGAAAAAATCAGGAAATGATCGAGGCTGCTGAGGCTGAGAAAGGCGCGCTTGCGCACCCGCACCGCCTCCACGGCGGTGATCTCGGCATAGGGCAGGCTGCTCCGGCGCAAAAATTTATGCACCGTCACCGCCTCGTCGCCGATTTCGGCGCGCCGCGCCAGACTTTCCACGAACAGGCCGCCGACGGGCAGGATCATCAGGCCGAGAATGATGATCTTGCCGCCGGTCTGACCCTGCAGCAGACAGACCAGCAGCAGCACGACGGTCAACCCGAGGAGCAGCCCCAGGGGCAGCAAAAAGGCGCGGTTGACGCGATATTGGCGGGAGCCGCCGGTGGTGGTCGTCATCTCGGCCTACTCCTGTTCCGCGGCGCCGCGCACGAAGGAGCCGCTCTTGCCGCCGTGCTTTTCCAGCAGGCGGATGGCGCCGATCACCATCTCCTTGTCCACCGCCTTGCACATATCATAAATGGTCAGCGCCGCCACGGACACGGCGGTGAGCGCCTCCATCTCGACGCCGGTCTTGCCGCCGACCTTGACGCGCGCCTCGATCTCGACCCGTCCCTCGCCGGGATGGGGGAAGAAATCCAGAGTTACCGCGTTGAGCATGAGGGGATGACACAGGGGAATGAGGCTTGAGGTCTGCTTGGCGGCGAGGATGCCGGCGACGCGCGCGATGCCCAAAACATCGCCCTTCTCCACGGTGCGGTCGAGAATGCGCCGCAGGGTGGCCTCGCGCATGCGGATCTCGCCGCGGGCCACGGCCAGCCGCTGGGTATCGGCCTTGGCGCCGACATCGACCATGACGGCCTTGCCGTCTTCGTCAAAATGTGTGAATCGCTCGGACATCGCTTAACCATCCCTGAAAAGAAAAATTTGCCACGAATTACACGAAATAGACCCTCTTGAAGGACTGGCGGGCCAAGGAAAATCAGGATCTTGATTCGTGCAATTCGTGCAATTCGTGGTTCCCCAAAAAAATCTAGTCGAAAATCCCGTCCAGCACTTCGCCGGCGTTCTTCACCCCGATGAGTTCCAGCCCCGCCGGGGCGGCGAGGTTCTTGAGGCTGCCGGCGGGCAGAAAACAACGATCAAAACCCAGGCGCGCCGCCTCCTTGACCCGCGGCTCCGGGTGGGAGACGGCGCGCACCTCCCCCGCCAGGCCGACTTCGCCGAAGACGATGGTGCGCGCGGCTATGGGACGATTGAGATGACTGGAGGCCAGGGCCGCCAGGATGCCCAGATCGATGGCCGGCTCGTCGAGGCGCACCCCGCCGGCGACGTTGAGAAAAATATCCTGGGACAAAAGGGACAGGCCGACCTTTTTTTCCAGCACCGCCACCAGCAGGGACACGCGGTTGTGATCGATGCCCATGGTGGTGCGGCGCGGCGTGCCGAAGGACGAGCCCGACACCAGGGCCTGGAGTTCCACCAGAATCGGCCGGCTGCCCTCCAGGGCCGGCACCACGGCGCTGCCCGCCGCGCCCTCGGGCCGCTCGGAGAGAAACAACTCGCTGGGGTTGCCGACCTCGGCCAGGCCCGAATCCTTCATCTGGAACACGCCGATTTCGTTGGTCGAGCCGAAGCGGTTCTTGACCGCGCGCAAAATCCGGTAGGGATGGCCGGGTTCACCCTCGAAGTAGAGCACCGTGTCGACCATGTGTTCGAGCATGCGCGGCCCGGCGATGGCGCCGTCCTTGGTGACATGGCCGACGAGGAAGGTGGGAATGCCGTCGCCCTTGGCGACGTGCATGAGCCGCGCGGCGCATTCGCGCACCTGGCTGACGCTGCCCGGGGCCGAATCAAGGGCGGCGGTGTAGATGGTCTGGATGGAGTCGATGACGAGAAAGGCGGGCCTGAGGGCGCGCACCTGCTCCAGCACCGCCTCCAGGTTTGTTTCAGCGAGCAGATAGAGCTGTTCGGCGCGCACGCCGAGACGCTCGGCGCGCATGCGCACCTGACGCGCCGATTCCTCGGCCGTCACATAGAGGGCCCTGCCCTGTTCGGCAAGACGGCTGATGGCCTGCAAAAGCAAGGTCGATTTGCCGATCCCCGGATCACCGCCGATCAGGATCAGTGAGCCCGCCACCACGCCGCCGCCGAGCACCTGATCGAGTTCGCCGATGCCGCAGCGCAGGCGGTCTTCCAGGCCGGTGGCCACCTCGGCCAGGCGCTGGGGCACGGCCGGGGAACCTGGGGCGCCACGTCCGGCGGGGCGCTCCGGCGCGAGCTTTTCTTCCACCAGGCTGTTCCAGGCGCCGCAGTCGGTGCAGCGCCCCAGCCACTTCGGGCTCTGGCAGCCGCACTGCTGACAGGTGAAGACGGTTTTGATTTTCGCGGATTTCACGGATCGTTCTCCAATCGGGGCATTCTATGTTGCCCCCGCCGGCCTGTCAACGCAGGGATTGGCACCCGGCGGTTGACCTGGGTCCCTGCCCCGCCGTATAACTGCGCCACGGTGTCCGCCGCCCCTTCCGGCAAGGATCTGTCATGAGCTTGGACCCCTGGTTTCTCGCCGGCTTTCTCGCCACCCTCGGCCTGCTGTTGTGGCTCGCCGGCAGCCGAGCGGACAAGGTGCGCGACCGCGCCGATTTTACCCTGGCGGGGCGGCGCGCCGGTTCCTGGCAGGTTTCGGGGGCGATCCTCGGCACCCTGGTGGGCGGCGCCTCGACGGTGGGCACGGTGCAGTTGGCTTTTCTCCACGGGCTTTCGGCCTGGTGGTTCACCTTGGGGGCGGGGTTGGCCTGCCTGTTTCTCGGCCTGTTTCTGGCCAAGCCCCTGCGCCACGCCGAGGTGGAAACCATCCCGCAGTTCATCGCCCGCTACCACGGCGAGCGGGTACGCAAGACGGCGAGTCTGTTTTCGGCGCTCGGCATGTTCCTCCACATCGTCGCGCAGCTGCTGGCCGCGGCGGCGATCCTCTCGACCCTCTTCGGGCTGTCCCTCAAGCAGGGCGCCCTGGCCGCCGCCCTCGCCGTGGCGTTCATCACCTGGCGCGGCGGCATGCCGGGCGCTGGCACCCTGGGGCTGGCCAAACTGTTTTTTCTCTACCTGTGCATGGTCGGCGCGGGCGGGGTCGCCTGGCACCTGAGCGGCGGCCTGAGCGGGCTGCGGACGCACTTTGCGCCCTTTCCCTGGTTCAGCCTGTTCGGCTACGGAACGGCCGCCGGGCTCTCCGATCTGCTCTCCATGCTGGTCGGGGTGCTCTCCACCCAGACCTACCTGCAGGCGGTCTTTTCGGCGCGCGACGCGCGCACCGCGCGGCGCGGCGCCCTGCTCAGCGCGGCCCTCATCCCGCCGCTGGGCCTGTTCGGCATCAGCGTCGGCCTGTATATGCGGCGCAGCATGCCGGACCTCGACAGCGCCCGCGCCCTGCCGGAATTCCTGCTGAATCACATGCCCGCCGGCTTTGCCGGACCGGCCTTTGCCGCGCTGCTCATCGCCGCCCTGGCCACGGCGGCGGGCCTCACCCTGGGGGTGGGCACCACCCTGCGCGGCGATCTGCTCGCGGCGCGGTGCTTCGGTCGCCACGAGCTGCTGCTGAGCCGCCTGTTGACGCTGGCGGCGGTGCTCCTCGCCCTGGGCCTGGTGCTGGTCAACCTGGGCTCGGCGATCATGGCCTGGAGCTTTCTTTCCATGGGCTTGCGCGGCGCCACCCTGTACCTGCCCCTGCTCGCCGCCGTGTTTCTCGGCGCGCGCACCAGCAAGCGCGGCGGCGCCCTGGCGATTTGGCTCGCCCCGCCGACGGTGATTCTCGTCGGCCTGCTCGAAACCCCGCCCGCGCCGCCCCTGTTCTTCGGGCTGGCCGCAGCGCTGCTCGCCTACGCCCTGGGTCTTCTCCTGGAACGCCGCTTCGGGCGAAACGAGAGTTTATCTTGATGTTCGGTCCGACTTTTCCCTAGAATGGGAAAGTTGACCCCCAAGGTGACCTATGTCCGTCGTCGAACTCAAATACGGGCACCAGACGCTGGCCGTGGAGCTGCCCGGCGCCCGGGTGCTGCGTCCGCGATGCCCGACGCCCGCCGCGGCCCCCGCGGAACTGGTGCGCGCGGCCCTGGCGCGACCCATCGGCGGCCCGACCCTGGACACATTCCTCAGGCCGGGGGAAAAGGTGGTCATCGTCACCTCGGACATTACCCGCTACACGGGCAGCGAGCACTATCTGCCGGTGCTGGTCGAGCATCTCAACGCCTGCGGCATCGCCGACCAGGACATCACGGTGGTGGTCGCCCTGGGCATTCACCGCGCCCAAAGCGAGGCCGAACACCGCAAGATTCTTGGGACGCTGCACGGCCGCATCCGGGTGGTGGACCACGACTGCGACGACCCGGCGGAACTGGTGACCCTTGGCGAGACGCAAGGCGGCATCCCCGTCAGCGTCAACCGCCGGGTGGCCGAGGCCGAGCGGGTCATCGTCACGGGCACCGTGGGCTTTCACTACTTCGCGGGTTTCGGCGGCGGGCGCAAGGGCCTGGTGCCGGGCGTCGCGAGCCGCGCCACCTGCATGGCCACCCATTTCGGCGTGTTCAATCCGCCCGAGATCGGCGGCAAGCATCCGCGCGCCGTGACCGGGGTGCTCGACGGCAATCCGGTGCATGAGGCGATTCTCGAGGCGGCGCGCATGATCCGGCCCGGTTTTCTCCTCAACACCCTGCTCTCGCCGTCCAAGGAGATTCTCGAGGTGTTCTGCGGCGATCTGGAGCAGGCCCATCTGGCCGGCTGCGCCCGCTGCCGCGAGTTCTACGAGATGGCCCTGGACGAGCCGGCGGATCTGGTGGTGGTCTCCTGCGGCGGCAGCCCCAAGGACATCAATTTCATCCAGGCGCACAAGGCCCTCGACTACGGCGTCAGGGCGCTGCGCCCGGGCGGCGTCCTGATTCTGCTGGCGGCCTGCCCCGACGGCTTCGGCAACAAGACCTTCTTCGACTGGTTTCGTTACCAGGATCTCGCGGAATTCGAGGCCGCCCTGCGCCAGAACTACGAGATCAACGGCCAGACCGCCCACGCCACCCTGAGCAAGGCGCGCGCTTATCGGGTGATCCTGGTGAGCGAACTGAGCGCCGAGCAGACCGCCGCCATGGGCATGGAAAAAGCCGCCGATCTCGACGCGGCCCTGGCCCTCGCCCACCAGAGCCTGCCGCCCGCCCCGCACACGGTGATCATCCCCGACGGCGGATCGGTGCTGCCCAGGATCACGCCCCGGCGCGACTGAACGGCGCGAGCCTCGCGCCCTTTGCCAATGACCAAGGACCAAGGACAAAGGACAGCCTTTATGGACCAACGCATCATCCGCATTCTGCAAGAGATCGTCGGCAAGGATCAGGTCACCACCGAGCGCGCCGATCTCATCTGCTATTCCTACGACGCCACCCAGCAGCAGTACCTGCCCGAGGTCGTGGTGTTTCCCGCCGATGCCAAGCAAATCAGCCTGATCCTCAAGATGGCCAACGCTGAGAAGATTCCCGT containing:
- a CDS encoding transposase gives rise to the protein MLACFGFPATHRVKLHSTNTLERLNKEFKRRATSVP
- a CDS encoding sigma-54-dependent transcriptional regulator, which produces MRSILLVDNDRHGRESLAAMLRKDIDCPVLEADSPEAALAVLDSQDVSLLITDLFAPKNLGIELVQSVLRKNPEVVSVVAMPAGERETLVKILQAGALFYLNKPIDFDEAIIVAARSLEHHDLQIHKEKRGPKIRKTEGFHGIIGQSPGMQQLFAMIERVAEDGESTVLIQGESGTGKEMVAKALHAFSPRAGKNFVPLNCAAIPDDLLESELFGYVKGAFTGANQSKQGRIQYAEGGTLFLDEIGDMKPALQAKLLRVLQEKEFEPVGGVKPIKADVRIVAATHRQLEEAVKKGLFREDLYYRLSVVPLQIPPLRERREDIPLLIEKFMQVYNRGRKRGLAGFAGDALAALQNYAWPGNVRELENLVQRLAILHADGLVTAGDLPEKYRAGVDVTATTVAPLLSPAPAPVPPVAVVAAVAAVAAPPAAEAEAPAAVAPLESPADFNTLVSDFEDRLILQALSRTGGNKKEAAELLNLKRTTLLEKIKKKQLDSLLARVGYKKD
- the larA gene encoding nickel-dependent lactate racemase, which produces MSVVELKYGHQTLAVELPGARVLRPRCPTPAAAPAELVRAALARPIGGPTLDTFLRPGEKVVIVTSDITRYTGSEHYLPVLVEHLNACGIADQDITVVVALGIHRAQSEAEHRKILGTLHGRIRVVDHDCDDPAELVTLGETQGGIPVSVNRRVAEAERVIVTGTVGFHYFAGFGGGRKGLVPGVASRATCMATHFGVFNPPEIGGKHPRAVTGVLDGNPVHEAILEAARMIRPGFLLNTLLSPSKEILEVFCGDLEQAHLAGCARCREFYEMALDEPADLVVVSCGGSPKDINFIQAHKALDYGVRALRPGGVLILLAACPDGFGNKTFFDWFRYQDLAEFEAALRQNYEINGQTAHATLSKARAYRVILVSELSAEQTAAMGMEKAADLDAALALAHQSLPPAPHTVIIPDGGSVLPRITPRRD
- a CDS encoding sodium:solute symporter family protein; translation: MSLDPWFLAGFLATLGLLLWLAGSRADKVRDRADFTLAGRRAGSWQVSGAILGTLVGGASTVGTVQLAFLHGLSAWWFTLGAGLACLFLGLFLAKPLRHAEVETIPQFIARYHGERVRKTASLFSALGMFLHIVAQLLAAAAILSTLFGLSLKQGALAAALAVAFITWRGGMPGAGTLGLAKLFFLYLCMVGAGGVAWHLSGGLSGLRTHFAPFPWFSLFGYGTAAGLSDLLSMLVGVLSTQTYLQAVFSARDARTARRGALLSAALIPPLGLFGISVGLYMRRSMPDLDSARALPEFLLNHMPAGFAGPAFAALLIAALATAAGLTLGVGTTLRGDLLAARCFGRHELLLSRLLTLAAVLLALGLVLVNLGSAIMAWSFLSMGLRGATLYLPLLAAVFLGARTSKRGGALAIWLAPPTVILVGLLETPPAPPLFFGLAAALLAYALGLLLERRFGRNESLS
- the moaC gene encoding cyclic pyranopterin monophosphate synthase MoaC, yielding MSERFTHFDEDGKAVMVDVGAKADTQRLAVARGEIRMREATLRRILDRTVEKGDVLGIARVAGILAAKQTSSLIPLCHPLMLNAVTLDFFPHPGEGRVEIEARVKVGGKTGVEMEALTAVSVAALTIYDMCKAVDKEMVIGAIRLLEKHGGKSGSFVRGAAEQE
- the radA gene encoding DNA repair protein RadA translates to MKSAKIKTVFTCQQCGCQSPKWLGRCTDCGAWNSLVEEKLAPERPAGRGAPGSPAVPQRLAEVATGLEDRLRCGIGELDQVLGGGVVAGSLILIGGDPGIGKSTLLLQAISRLAEQGRALYVTAEESARQVRMRAERLGVRAEQLYLLAETNLEAVLEQVRALRPAFLVIDSIQTIYTAALDSAPGSVSQVRECAARLMHVAKGDGIPTFLVGHVTKDGAIAGPRMLEHMVDTVLYFEGEPGHPYRILRAVKNRFGSTNEIGVFQMKDSGLAEVGNPSELFLSERPEGAAGSAVVPALEGSRPILVELQALVSGSSFGTPRRTTMGIDHNRVSLLVAVLEKKVGLSLLSQDIFLNVAGGVRLDEPAIDLGILAALASSHLNRPIAARTIVFGEVGLAGEVRAVSHPEPRVKEAARLGFDRCFLPAGSLKNLAAPAGLELIGVKNAGEVLDGIFD